One Burkholderia gladioli genomic window, GCAGCATCTGGTCGGAGGTGGTCACGGCCTTGCTGTTGATCTCGTACGCGCGCTGGGTCTGGATCATGTTGACCAGCTCCTGCACCACGTTCACGTTCGAGGCCTCCACGTAACCCTGGTTCAGCTTACCGGCGCCGTTCAGGCCCGGCGTGGTGACGTTGGGCACGCCAGACGAGGTGGTTTCGGCGAACAGGTTCTGGCCGAGCGCCTGCAGGCCTTCCGGGTTGACGAAGGTAGCGACCTGCATCGCGCCGATTTGTACCGCGTTGCCCGAACCCGGCTGGACCACCGTGACCACGCCGTCGTCGCCGATCGTCAGCGATGTCGCGTTGGTCGGGACGGTGATGGCCGGCAGCACCTGGTAACCGCTCGAGGTGACGAGTTGGCCCTGGTTGTTCTTCTGGAACGAGCCGTCGCGCGTATAGGCGGTGGTGCCGTCCGGCATCAGTACCTGGAAGAAACCCGAACCGTTGACCGCCACGTCCAGCGAGTTGCCGGTCTGGGTCAGCGCGCCCTGCGTGTAGAGTCGCTCGGTGGCCACCTGCTGCACGCCGGTACCCAGTTGCAGGCCCGAGGGCAGCTCGGTCTGCTGGGTCGAGTTCGCGCCGGGCTGGCGCACGGTCTGGTACAGCAGATCCTCGAACACCGCGCGCGAGCCCTTGAAGCCGTTGGTGCTCACGTTGGCGAGGTTGTTCGAGATCACGTCCATCTGCGCCTGCTGCGCATTCATGCCGGTGGCGGCGATGTAGAGGGATCGATTCACGGTAGTTCTCCTGGGGGGCGCGCCGCTCAGCTGAAGCTGAGGATCTGGTTGGCCGTCTGTTCGTTCTGGTCGGCGGTCGAGATCAGCTTGGTGTGGAGCTGGAACGCGCGTGCGTTGTCCAGCATCGACACCATCGCGGCGACCGGATTCACATTGCTGCCCTCGAGCGACTCGGCCGCCACCGTCACGTTCGGGTCGGCATCGGCCGGGTTGCCGTCGGTGGTGCGGAACAGGCCGTCGTCGCCGCGCGTGATGGTGGACGGATCGGGATTGACCAGCTTGAGCTGGTCGATCATGGCGATCGCCGAGGGCGGGTCGCCCGCGGCCAGCACCGAGACCGTGCCGTCCGGGCCGATCGTCACCTTGGCATTGGGCGGGATCGCGATCGGGCCGCCGCCGCCCACCACCGGCAGGTTCGAGGCGTTCACCAACTGGCCGTTCTCGTCCACGTGCAGGTTGCCGGCGCGCGTGTAGGCCTCGCTGCCGTCCGGCGCGAGCACCGACAGCCAGCCCGGGCCCTGCACCGCCACGTCGAGCGGATTGCCGGTGCGGGTGATCGGCCCCGGCGTGTAGTCGGCGCCCGGCGTCGAGTCGAGCACGAAGGTGCGGGTGGTGGTCGGGTTGCTGGCCTCGCCGAAGTTCATCGGCACGGCCCGGTAGGTCGCGAGTTGCGCGCGAAAACCGGTGGTCGAGGCGTTCGCGAGATTGTTCGCGATCACGCTCTGCTGCTCGAGGGCCTGGCCCGCGCCCGTCATCGCCGTATAGATCAGTCGGTCCATGGTGATCCGTCAGTTCTCGCGCGCCGCGCCTTAGAGGTTGATCAGCGTCTGGTCGACGGCCTGCTGCGTCTTGATGGTCTGCGCATTGGCCTGGTAGTCGCGCTGCGCCGTGATCAGGTTCACCAGCTCGCCGGTCAGGTCGGTGGTCGAGGCTTCCGTGGTGCTGCCCTTCAGGGTGCCGTGGTTGGTGCTGCCCGGCACGCCGACCTGGGGCACGCCCGAGGCGCTGGTCTGGATGTACTGGTTGCCACCGATGCTGGTCAGCCCTTGCGGGTTGTTGAAGTTGACCACCACCACCTGGCCCAGCGTCAGGGTCTGGTTGTTCGAGTAGATGCCCTGGATGGTGCCGTCCGCGCCGACCGAATACGAGTTCAGCGTGCCGGTCGGGTAGCCGTCCGCGTTCAGGTTCGCCACGCCGCTCTTGGACGCGCCGAACTGGGTCGAGCCGCTCAGGTTGATGTTGATGGTCTGGGCGGTGGCGCCGTTGGTGTTGTTGACCGCCAGCGCGAAGGTGTTGGTCACCGCGGTCGGGTTGCCGTCGGTGCCCACCGTGCCGATCAGCTTGCCCGAGCTGTCGAACTTGGCGGTGCCCATGTCCTGCGGCGCCGCGCCGTTGGCGCCGGCCCACACTTCCCAGCTGCCGGTGGTGGTCGACTTCACGAAGTAGAGGTCGACGTTCTCGCTGTTGCCCAGCGAATCGAAGGCCGGCACCGACTGGTGCAGCGTGTAGGTGGTCGGGTCGTTCGGATTGAAGGCCGCGGTGCTCGACTGCGACGTGTCCGAGGTGCTCAGGTTGAACTGGCCGGTGATCGAGCTGGTCGCCTTCGGCGCGATGTTGCCCTGCGGCGCGGTGAGCGGCACCAGCGCGCCGGTGTTGATCACGCCGTTGGCGTTCACGGCATAGCCCATCAGCTGCGCGCCGGCCGCGTTGACGATGTTGCCGTTCTTGTCGGCGTTGAAGGTACCGTCACGCGTGTAGGTGGTCACGCCGTTGTTGGTCACCTGGAAGAAGCCGTTGCCGTTGATCGCCATGTTCAGCGGGTTCTGGGTGGTGGTGAAACCGCCCTGCTGGAACACCTGCGCGACCGCCGCGAGCTGGGTGCCGATGCCGATGCCGTTGGCGACCGCGGACGACACCGAGTTCGCGTACATGTCCGTGAACTGCGCGGTGGCGGCCTTGAAGCCGGTGGTGTTCGCGTTCGCGATGTTGTTGCCGATCACGTCGAGGTCGTTCGACGCGCCCTGCAAACCGCTCAAGCCCTGTTGGTAACCCATGTTGGTCTCCGTCGGCGCGTGGCCGGGTCAATAGTCAGGAAGAGGAATTCGAGTTGTTGTTCGACGAATCCGAGCCCGAGCCGGAACCCGAACCGGAGCCCGAGCCGTTCGAGGCCGAGGCCGACGGGAAGATCGCGCCGATCGCCGACAGGCCGACCGTGGTGCCGTTGGACAGCGCCAGGCCCGGCGTGCCGTCGGCCTGGCGGATCACGCCCTGCACCTGCGCGACCGTCATGGTGGTGGCGCTGGCGGTGTTGCCGCTGGAATCGGTGTAGGTCGCCTTGATGGTGTAGTTGCCATCCGGCAGCTTGGCGCCGGTGCTGTCGGTCGGCGTCCAGGTGAACGGCACCGTGCCGGCCTGCTGCGCGCCCTCGTTGATGGTGTTGACCACCTGGCCGGCCGAGTTGGTGACGGTGATGGTCAGGTTCGAGGCGGCCGTGCTGAGCTGCACGCCGAACGCGGTGGTCGCGCCGCCGGAAAGGCTCAGCGTATTGCCCGGGGCCAGCACGTTCGAGCCGACCAGCATCGCCGCCTGGGTCTGCTGGCCCGCCGTGATCTGCGAGGACAGCGAGGTCAGCGACGAGTTGAGCTGGGCGATGCCGCTCACGGTGTTGATCTGCGCGAGCTGCGAGGTCATCTGCGAGCTGTCGACCGGGCTGGTCGGATCCTGGTTCTGCAACTGCGTGACGAGCAGGGTCAGGAAGGTCTGCTGCAGGTCCGCCGCCGACGTGTTGCTGCTGTTGGCGTTCATGGTGTCGGTCGGCGTGTTGTTCACCGTGGTGCCGTTGCCGCCGATCGTGCTGGAGGAGCTCATCTCCGGGTTGCCTTTCGCGAGGTCGCTCGCGGATACGCTGGTTCGGGTTGGGAAGTCTTGCGGTCGGTGTCGAGGGCGGCGCCCGGCTTCAGGAGCCGATCGTCAGCGTCTTGAGCATCAGCTGTTTGGCGGTGTTCAGGGTCTCGACGTTGGCCTGGTACGAGCGCGAGGCCGAGATCATGTTGACCATCTCCTGCACCGGATCGACGTTCGGCATGGTCACGTAGCCGTTCGCGTCGGCCGCCGGGTTAGACGGGTCGTAGTTGGTCTTCATCGGCGAGGGATCGTCGATCACCTGCTTGACCTGCACCCCGCCCACGCCCTGCCCCGAGCGGGTGCGCGCGTTGCCGATCGGCTGGGTCTCGAACACCACCTGCTTGGCGCGGTAGGGCTTGCCGTCCGGGCCCGTCACGCTGTCCGCGTTGGCCAGGTTCGACGCCGTGACGTTCAGGCGCTGGGATTCGGCGGACATCGCCGATCCGGCGACGTCGAAGATGTTCATCAGCGAAGGCATGTGGGCTCCTCGGGTACGGCTGGGTTTGCGTCGTGCTCGGCGCAGCGGCGCGGCGGATGACGGGACGATGACATCGGGCTCGGCTCGGGCGGCCGGCTCAGCTGCCCGACTGGATCGCGGCCAGCATCGCCTTGATCTGGCCGCTCACCAGCGTCATGCCGGTCTCGAAGTGGACCGTGTTGTCGGCGAACTGCACGCGCTCGGCATCGAGGTCGACCGTGTTGCCGTCCAGCGAGGGCTGGCTCGGGATCCGGTAGGCGGCGCGGCCATAGTCCTCGACCGGCCCGCCGGTGGCCGCCAGGCGCGTGTCGCCGCTCATGTGGCCGGGCGCGGTCGACACCAGGGTCATGCCGCTGGTCACGCCGGCCGGCTGCGCCAGCGGCAGGCGGGTGGCGTTGTCGGTGGTGGCCTGGCCGGCCTGCTGCTTGAGGGCACGGCCGAGCGTCGCGCCGAAGTCGACGTCGCGGGCCTGGTAGCCCGGCGTGTCGGCATTGGCGATGTTCGACGACAGCAGTTCCTGCCGGTACGCGCGAACGTCGAGCGCCTGGCGGCCGAATGCGAATTCGGCGTCGAGTTTGTCCAGCATCGTGCGGTCCTCCAGCTCAAAGCGGTGCCGCGCCCCGGACCCGCGCGAGGAAGGCGGCGGGCGCAGGGACGCTTTTCGATGACAGCCATCGTAGGCGCGCAAGGCAAGCGGCAATCGGACGAATAACCGGCAAAGCCCCCCTCTATTCATCGTTTGTCCGGGGTGGCGCCTCCCTAGAATGCGATGCCGTACCAACGGTTTTTCGAGGAGGCGGCGATGGCGACGGACGCAGGCCCGGTGAGCGGATCCGGCAAGGCGGCGCGTGCGCTCGGCCGCCGCGCGCTGCTGGCGCTGGCCCTGGCCGCGCTGCTGCCGGCCGCGGCACTGGCGCAGAGCGCCGGCGCCGACGGCATGATCGTGATCCCCGGGCGCGGCGAATCGGCCGAGACGGCGCTCGCCAACGCGAACGCGCATGGCGTCAACACCCCCGCCCCGCGTGGCTCGACCAGTCTCAACAGCTACAGCGCCGCCGAGCTGCGCGGCGCCTACGGCGGCGGCAGCGCCGTCGCGAACGGCGCCACCTCGGCCAACGACATCGTGCTGACCGGCAGCGCGCCCGGCACCGCGCCGCGGCCCGCCATGGCGGCCGGCGCGAACCAGAATCCGAATCCGGGCGGCATGGTCGGCACGCGGGCCGTCGAGGTCCTGTCGGGCGGCGAGGCCGCGATGCGCGCGGCCGCCTCGGCCGATCCCGACGCGAACCGGCCCGAGCCGCCGCTGTATCCGAGCCGTCGCGCGAACCCCGGCGCCCAGCCCGCCAACAGCCCCGCTCGTCCCGGCGCCGCGCAACCGTCCCAGGACGCGGCGACCTATGCCGCCGACTACGCCGCCGGTTACGCGGCCGGCATCGCCGCCGCCCGCCGCGCCGCGCAGGCGGCGCCGGCCGGCCCGGCCGCCGCGGCGCCTGCCGCTTATCGATCCGCCGTCTATCGCGCGCCCGGCGGCGCGGCTGCCGTGCCCGCCCAGGCCGGCGCCTCGCTGCGCGCCGCCTTCGCCCCGTCGCCCGCCGCGCGCGCCCAGCAGGTCGCGCCGGTGGTCGCCCAGGACGTGGCGCCGCCGCATCCGGCCGGGCCGGCCGCGGTGGCCACCCTGCGCCAGCCGGTAGCCGGCATCCTGCGCGTCTCGACGCGCGCCGCCCTGCCGCCCGCCGGCGACACCGCTGCCGCCGCAACCGGCGCCGCGCCCGCCCAGGCCCAGGCCGCGCCGCCGGTACCCGAGGGCCAGCAGGATCCGGAAGCGATCCGCCAGGCCGCGCTGGCCTTCCTGCGCCAGCAGACCGCCGGCCTGCCGGGCAAGGCGATCGTCACGGTGGCGCCGGCCTTCCCGCGCGGGCTGGCCGCCTGCACCGGGCTCGAGCCCTTCCTGCCAACCGGCGCGCGGCTCTGGGG contains:
- the flgG gene encoding flagellar basal-body rod protein FlgG; translated protein: MNRSLYIAATGMNAQQAQMDVISNNLANVSTNGFKGSRAVFEDLLYQTVRQPGANSTQQTELPSGLQLGTGVQQVATERLYTQGALTQTGNSLDVAVNGSGFFQVLMPDGTTAYTRDGSFQKNNQGQLVTSSGYQVLPAITVPTNATSLTIGDDGVVTVVQPGSGNAVQIGAMQVATFVNPEGLQALGQNLFAETTSSGVPNVTTPGLNGAGKLNQGYVEASNVNVVQELVNMIQTQRAYEINSKAVTTSDQMLQTVTQMKS
- the flgF gene encoding flagellar basal-body rod protein FlgF; amino-acid sequence: MDRLIYTAMTGAGQALEQQSVIANNLANASTTGFRAQLATYRAVPMNFGEASNPTTTRTFVLDSTPGADYTPGPITRTGNPLDVAVQGPGWLSVLAPDGSEAYTRAGNLHVDENGQLVNASNLPVVGGGGPIAIPPNAKVTIGPDGTVSVLAAGDPPSAIAMIDQLKLVNPDPSTITRGDDGLFRTTDGNPADADPNVTVAAESLEGSNVNPVAAMVSMLDNARAFQLHTKLISTADQNEQTANQILSFS
- the flgE gene encoding flagellar hook protein FlgE: MGYQQGLSGLQGASNDLDVIGNNIANANTTGFKAATAQFTDMYANSVSSAVANGIGIGTQLAAVAQVFQQGGFTTTQNPLNMAINGNGFFQVTNNGVTTYTRDGTFNADKNGNIVNAAGAQLMGYAVNANGVINTGALVPLTAPQGNIAPKATSSITGQFNLSTSDTSQSSTAAFNPNDPTTYTLHQSVPAFDSLGNSENVDLYFVKSTTTGSWEVWAGANGAAPQDMGTAKFDSSGKLIGTVGTDGNPTAVTNTFALAVNNTNGATAQTININLSGSTQFGASKSGVANLNADGYPTGTLNSYSVGADGTIQGIYSNNQTLTLGQVVVVNFNNPQGLTSIGGNQYIQTSASGVPQVGVPGSTNHGTLKGSTTEASTTDLTGELVNLITAQRDYQANAQTIKTQQAVDQTLINL
- a CDS encoding flagellar hook assembly protein FlgD, whose product is MSSSSTIGGNGTTVNNTPTDTMNANSSNTSAADLQQTFLTLLVTQLQNQDPTSPVDSSQMTSQLAQINTVSGIAQLNSSLTSLSSQITAGQQTQAAMLVGSNVLAPGNTLSLSGGATTAFGVQLSTAASNLTITVTNSAGQVVNTINEGAQQAGTVPFTWTPTDSTGAKLPDGNYTIKATYTDSSGNTASATTMTVAQVQGVIRQADGTPGLALSNGTTVGLSAIGAIFPSASASNGSGSGSGSGSGSDSSNNNSNSSS
- the flgC gene encoding flagellar basal body rod protein FlgC; this translates as MPSLMNIFDVAGSAMSAESQRLNVTASNLANADSVTGPDGKPYRAKQVVFETQPIGNARTRSGQGVGGVQVKQVIDDPSPMKTNYDPSNPAADANGYVTMPNVDPVQEMVNMISASRSYQANVETLNTAKQLMLKTLTIGS
- the flgB gene encoding flagellar basal body rod protein FlgB, translated to MLDKLDAEFAFGRQALDVRAYRQELLSSNIANADTPGYQARDVDFGATLGRALKQQAGQATTDNATRLPLAQPAGVTSGMTLVSTAPGHMSGDTRLAATGGPVEDYGRAAYRIPSQPSLDGNTVDLDAERVQFADNTVHFETGMTLVSGQIKAMLAAIQSGS
- the flgA gene encoding flagellar basal body P-ring formation chaperone FlgA translates to MATDAGPVSGSGKAARALGRRALLALALAALLPAAALAQSAGADGMIVIPGRGESAETALANANAHGVNTPAPRGSTSLNSYSAAELRGAYGGGSAVANGATSANDIVLTGSAPGTAPRPAMAAGANQNPNPGGMVGTRAVEVLSGGEAAMRAAASADPDANRPEPPLYPSRRANPGAQPANSPARPGAAQPSQDAATYAADYAAGYAAGIAAARRAAQAAPAGPAAAAPAAYRSAVYRAPGGAAAVPAQAGASLRAAFAPSPAARAQQVAPVVAQDVAPPHPAGPAAVATLRQPVAGILRVSTRAALPPAGDTAAAATGAAPAQAQAAPPVPEGQQDPEAIRQAALAFLRQQTAGLPGKAIVTVAPAFPRGLAACTGLEPFLPTGARLWGRTTVGVRCAGAKPWTLYLQSKISVQGTYYVAARALSPGEVLTAADLVAHDGDLTQLPLAIITDPGQAVGGTSLVRVAAGLPLRQDMLRSASSVTIGQTVRVVAAGKGFTISSEGSVMNNAGPGQQVRVRLAAGQIVTAVVKDSGTVEIPL